A region of the Methylobacterium nodulans ORS 2060 genome:
TTGGGCAGCGTGATCATGAGCACGCCATTCTCGAAGCTGGCTTTGACCTGCTCGGCGTCGACCGGGAAGGGCAGCCGCAGCGAGCGCTGGAAGGTGCCGTAGGAGCGCTCGACGAAGTGGAAGTTCTCCTTCTCGCCGCCCTTGCTCTGCTCGAACCTCTTCTCGCCGCGGATCGTCAGCACGTCATCATCGAGGCTGACATCGATGTCCTTGTCCGTGACACCCGGCAGTTCCGCCGTGATACGGATCTCCTTGTCCGTCTCCGACACGTTCATGTGCGCATTGATGAAATGCCCCCCTCCCGTGGCCTGGCCGCCGCTCGCTGGCAGGCCGACGTCGCGGAAGACGTCGTCAAAGAGCCGGTTCATCTCACGATGGAGAGACAGGAAGGGATCACCACCTCCGAGCAGGCTGCCGGAGCGGAACGGGGTGAGAGGGTTGCGTGCCATAGTCACGGTCCTCTGATGAGGAAGACAGGAGCCGGTGCTTGCCCGACCCGGTGGCGGCTCCGGTCCATGCGGGCGGATCTGAGGCTGGAAACGACGCGCGAGGTTTCCTTGGCAGGATTCGAGTGGCATTCGCCTGTCCCAAGCCGGGCGGCGCGGCTCCACCCTGCCATCCGGCTTGGATCTCTTCGATTCCGCATCATTCTCAGCGCCGAACCGTGAGACGCTTCGGCGAAGCATGCAAGAGCTTTGCACCCCCTCCCTGGTCTCATGAGGCCGCAGCCATGGGTCGCTCGCCGGACTTTGTCCGCAGGCGCTTCGCCCGAGCCGTGCGATGTCTCTGCTTGGATTCTGCTCCCCATATGCTGGCGGCATGGATCGTCGGAAGTCGGACGATAATTGGCGCAGCCAATTCAACAACAGCCTTTATCAACCTGAGCCGCACAGCGAAGCTACCGCAGGAGCTCGGCACGGGAGCTCGGCCGGCCCGGTCGCCTGCAGGCCGAAAGTCATGGCACCTCCGGCGCCCCGCCGCATTGTCATGAATGCCAGCGGCTTGGGAGTGCCGCACGCCCTATCGGGATCCCCGGCGAGCTGGATGCTGTCCGAGGCCATCAACGCGGCTCGCACGAGCAGACAGGATGCATCGCGAGCTCTTTCGCCCGCCGCAACCTGGAGCCAGGCGTGAGCCCGTTTGGGAACCGCCCGTCGACATGCTGAAGACGGAGGACGCGGTGCTCATCCTGGTCGCCCTGCCGGGCGTCGACCCGGATCAGGTTGCGGCGATGATCGAGGACGATGCGCTGATGGTCAGCGGCCGGCGCGCGCTCCCCCTGAGCTTCGGCATGCATCCTGCTGCCCTCGCGCAACGCTGGGTCGCCGCCTGGACGGCGGCGAAGGACGCGAAGGCGCGCCCTGAGGGCCCGCAACTTGCCGTCATGGCACCGCCGCGTGCCGGTGCTGAATGGCGGCAAGGCAACAGACGCAGTCACTTGTAGCGCCCTGCCCAGCTTTCGATCATCGCCGAAAGCGGATAAGAAATGAAAGATGGTCTTTTGTCCGCTCCGGCAGAAAGCTCGCACAGTTTAGATCGAACTCTGACCGCTTTCGCTCTGGGCGGGGTATGTTTTATCTTGTTGATTTGCTGTGGGGAGCATCCCTTTGGCGCTTGTTTGGCTGACATTGGCTCGGCAGGAGTAGAAGCTTCCAAGATCTCCTTGCAGAATTTCGCTCGTAACCTTGAGCAAATTCAACGCTTCGTGCCCCCTGATCACTCGGGCTTTCCCAAGACGCATAATCAGGCCGATTGCGAGGTGCGTCATTGCATCGAGGCGATCAGTCGTCGAACTTACTCTCATGATCATCTCCTACAAATGTTAATTACGTCATATGTTAATCCTATGCCAGCCGTTTCGATTCGATTAGCAGAACTTGACAAAACTATGGCTAGGTCATCAAGGGCGCCGGTCGTACCTGGGGCGACATACGGGAAGTGCGCCTTGCGGAGCCGTGTCCGGGCGATTTCCGGACAATCGATATCGAGACCGGGTTTCCGCACAGGGGATGCGAGCGTCTGAGCTGCCGCGCACGGCTCGGCCCATATGTTCGGAGAGAGGTCGTTTCCGAACGCTTCACAAGCGAGGGTGCGGACGGCTGCTATAGCTAAGCCCGCCCCCAGGTCCCTGGATGGATTGTCCTCGGATGGATTGCGCCATGCGTCAGCGAGCGGATTGTCTGAGCGCCTGCTTCCTGGCCTCCAGCGCCGCCGCCCGGCCCGCAGCAGCATAGAGATTCAGGCGGGAATAGACGCCGAAGGCCGAGCCATCGTCCAGGAAGCCGCCGCCCGGCCCCTGTGTCTCGGTGAGAATGGCATTGGCCTCCGCCAGGCTCAGCGATGGGAAGGCTGCCGTCAGCAGGTAGCCCGCCTCGGGGGCGAGTTGGCCAACCTCCTCGACCCTGTTCGCGGTCTGCGGGTGCACCACCGGCAGGCCGTAGGTTTGGGTGGCGCTGTACAGGGCCTCGTTGGCGGCAGCGTCCCGGAACCGGCCCGTATCGGTTGCCGCACAGGCTGCGACCGTGTCGCCACACCCGGCCTGGAGGAAGGCGGTCAGGTCGGCCCGGGCCGCATCCAGGGCTGCCCGGTAGTCGGTGATGGCGACCGCTGCATTCGTGGCCCGGCTCATCTCGTTGATCACGGCCGGGTTCTTGCGGACCTGGCCCACATAGGCCGGATCGTTGGCCAACAGGTGCGCGACCGCGTGCAGAGCCACGGTCCGCCCACCGAGGACGTCCATGGCGTAATGCGCGCCGACAATGATCCGATTGTTGCCGTACTCGGCGGCGCGCGCGATCATCTGCTGATAGCGGTCCGGCACCAGGATCGCGAGGACCAGGGCCTCGGTGTAACCGTATGTGGTGTGACCGCTCGGGTAGGAGGGGCTGTCCGTCAGATCCTGATTCGGCCCCCGGAGCCAGTCCAGGCTGTGGGACGCCCGGCCAAAGTAATCGGTGCCCCTGTACGCATAGAGGTACGGCAGGGTCTGAAACGGCCGCGAGTTGCCGTAGGCATCGGCGCCCTGGCTGCCGGCCGGACGGTCATATGCTTTGCCGAACACGTCAGGTATGCCGCCGCGCGCCGTGAAGATGGCCGTCGCGGTCTCCGAGACCGGCGTCTTGCCGTTGATCGTGCCGTTTCCGAAGAAGAACTTTCCTGAATTCGAGTCGGATTTGGCGACGTTGTTGGTGTATCCGAGAAGATCTGCGACCGACTGGGCGACGTTCGTGAAGGTCTTGTAGTCCGTATAGCGGGCCTTAGCCTGGTAGATGTCGCCGAGCCTGCTGCCGAGCCCGTCGGCCAGTTCCGTCGCATTGCCGTCGGTGATGAAACAGTCGCGGAGCGCAAGCTGCTGCTGTTCGGCGAATGGCAGCAGGAGGGGCAGCTTGAGGGTGCCGGACTGGATGTCGCCGGTCACGGTCAGGTTGGCGCTCAGCGCCGCCCGGCCTTCGGCGGCTTGAGGCAGCACGCTGACCGGCGCCAATCCCTGCAGGGCGGTGATGTTCGTGCCGGATTGCGCTTCGGCCTGGAGGGGAATCAGGGTGCAAAGAACCGCGACCCCGTAGATCATCGCCTTGCGCATGGTCTTAAGCCTCGTTCTGTCACTGCCCGCGCCAAAAGACGATGGGCGTTGCCGGATGTCCAGAACCTGAGCCGTCCGGAAGCCGCCGGTCTACAGGCCGGAACCGGCCGCGAGGCAAGAAACGGCAATCAGGTTGCTGAAGCGGTCCGGGCGCGGATCGACTGGAAGCACCTGCTCGCGCTGGAGCTGATCGATCCCGGCTTCGGCCGCGATCTCAAGAATTGAGCGACGTACCATTCCGTATACAAACGGGATCACTCAAACAGACGACCCGCCGTGTGTGTACATATTTCGCATGGATGCTACCATGAGCCCGCCGCACGCCGACAGCGCCAAGCCCGTGAAGCTTGATGTGGCGCTGGTGTTGGAGCTGCGCCTGTCGGCGAGGTGGGAGCTTCCGCTCAGGATGGCGAGGTATCCGCACATGAGCACACATCCGGGTCGATCTGCGGACGAGTGGGCTGGGATCATCGCTGAAGCCTATGCTGCCGAGACGCGGCCGCCTCTGACGCGGCATCTCCGGGAGGAGGTGCGCGTCATCGTCGCCGAGGCCCTCAGGGAAGCGGAGGCGGCCGACAGCCCGGACGCCGAGTGGTGCGAGCGCGTGAACTTGGTTCTGGATCGCAGCGAGATGTCCCTCCATGCTGCCGTCGGGCCTCGCCTGGCCGCCATCGACGATGCCGCCGGCAGTGCCGTGATGGTGCACCGTTCGGAGGCTGGACGCCCGCTGCGTCCCTTCGGGGGGCAGTAGGCCGGCCGTGCGGTGCATCGGTACGGTCGGTCGGCATTGTGAGGGATCAGCACAGGACGAGCGGGAGCGGGTCCATGAGTGACGTGTCCAAGATCTCTGGCGCCGACACGGGGCTGCCGAATGCCGATGCGGATTGGCCGAGGGTCCGCGACTGGCGCAAGGAGACGCGCGCCAGGCTGATCGAGCGGCGCCTCGGCATCTCCGCCCAGGATCGCGCGGCCTGGAGCCAGAGAATCGACCGAGCGCTTGGTGCCGCGCTGGAGCCCTACGCCGGCAGGCTGATTGGCTTCTACTGGCCGTTTCGCGGCGAGTACGACCCGCGAACCCTTCTCTCATCGATGCAGGACCGGGGCACACGGCTTGCGCTGCCGGTGATCGTGGAACGGGGGCAGCCGCTCGTGTTTCGCGAGTGGTCACCGGGCAGCTTGATGACGCAAGGGGTCTGGAAGATCCCGATGCCGGAATCCGGCGCGGCGGTTTTTCCCGACCTGCTGGTCGTCCCCTTGGTCGGCTTTGACGAGCGGAGTTACCGGCTCGGCTATGGCGGCGGCTTCTACGATCGCACGATCGCCGCGATGCCGGCCAGGCCGCGCACCATCGGCGTCGGCTTCGAGTTCGGGCGTCTGGAGACGATCTACCCGCAGCCGCACGATATTCCCCTGGAGACGATCATCACCGAACGGTGATGAAAACTCCGACGCGTGGGCGCCTCGGGCCAGCGTACGGGCGATCCCGTCGCACGCGTGGCCCGTCTGTCCGGATCAATGGAACGGCTGCTTTTCACAACCACGACAGTGCACGACCGGATCCGCCCGTCCAGAATACCGGAACACGCATCCGAAAGCGCCAGCGCTCTTGGAGCGGCCGAGCGCAAGGGGAGCGATGTCAAACTGCGTCATTCATGTTATGGCTCGCCTCTGCGGGACGCCCTGTCCCAGAGGACTCGGGGATGGCAAGCGTGAACACACTTTGTAAGTCCGTACGGCGTTGCTCTCAGCAAACCCATGGCCTCCCGAAAGAAGAAGATTCCATAAAGTAAAATTCGCGAAAACTGCCCTGTGCTCGATGGGGTGCGGGTCTGATTGGATTGCGCGTCGGCCAGTTCGTCGTGGCAATTGCGGGTACGCTCTGACATTGCAGAGCTGAGTACGAGGATCGGATCCGGTCGGAGCAATCACCAGGACCCTACGGCGAAAACGGATTGTCCCATGACGCCACCTTCGAACCGCTTGCGCCTCTCCCACCTTGCCGCCGCCTTGTGCATATCGGCGACCGCCGCCATGGCAGACGACGGCCGTGGGCTGAAGCGGGGCGGAGACGCAAACCAGGTCAGCATCTCGGGCTTATCGTCGGGGGCCGCCATGGCAGTCCAGTACGCCGTGGCTCACTCCGGCTCGGTCACTGCCGTGGGCACCGTCGCCGGGCCGCAATGGGGGTGCGCCGAAGGGAGCGTATCGCGCGCCGTCAACGATTGCATGTGTGGCCGGAGCGCGCTCGCTCCGACGATCGACACCGCACGCCAATTGGCCGCCGACGGCGCGATCGACAGCCTCGTGTCCGGCAAACCTCGTTCGTTGAGGCAGTCCTGGGTGTTTCAAAGCCCAGCGGACGAGACGGTGACGTCGCGGTCGGGCGAGGCGAACGCAGCCTTCCTCGCCGCCTTCGTTGGCACCACCCCCGAGGTGGACCGAGGCAATGCCGAGGACGGAAGCGACCGGGCTGGTCACGGCATCATCGCGCCCGGCTCCGGCAACGACGCATGCACCTTCGACGGCACCGAGTCGAGCTTCATCCGGCGCTGCGGCACCGAAGACAATGCGGGCAAAATGCTGCACGCGCTCTTCGGTCAAAGCTCTCCCTACGATCCCGCCCAGCGGGCTGCGGATGTTCCTGAATCAGAGCTGTGGACTTTCGATCAGCAGCATATTATCAATCGGATCAAGTCCAGCGGCACATCCGTGGCGAACGACTACTACAACTTCTTTTTATTCGGATGGCCGGCCAGCAGCGGCCGCAGGCGGAACCTCGACATGGCGCGCACGGGATACATCTACGTCCCGCCCTCCTGCCGCCCGGCCGGGAGTGCCTGCCGGGTGCATGTGGCGCTCCACGGCTGCAAGCAGGACGCCAGGACATTCGCGCTGAAGGCGGGCTACAACAATTGGGCAGAGCGCTACAAAGCCATCATCGTCTACCCGGCGATCGCGCCAGGCGAGCTCGTCCCCGGTGCGGTGTGCCGCTCGCCGGCCCTCGACGCCTCGCTCGATGCCGCCTGGATCGAACCCAATCCCAACGGCTGCTGGGACTGGTGGGGCTATCTCGACACCTCGTCCAACAAGGGCCGCTATCTCACCAAAGAGGCACCGCAGATTCAGGTGCTTGAAGGCATTATTGCCGAGTTGACCACGCCATCCACGAATTGAGGTGGCGCTGTCAGGATGAAGAATCTCGGCAGCCCTTGGAGCGCTCACCGCTGAAGTGGACACCGGTTCGGCGCAAGGGAGCGCGTCACATCAACGCTTGAGAGCCGCCGACCGGTCGGGCACGGCTCTAGTGCTGCCTCTCTCCACCGAGCTGAGATCGAAACAGCCGCGGCCGGCCATTCTGATACACAGTTGCAGAAGGGACGCCTTTGGCGTCCCTTCGTGAAGACTTGTCGAAGATGTCAGTAGCCGTCGTAGTAGTAAGGCCCAGGGCCATAGTACCCATACGCCGGAGCCGGGTAGTAGTAGCGGGGCGCCTGAGAGGCGGCGATCGCGCCGCCGATGATCCCCAGGGCTGCGCCGGCAGCAAGGGCGCCGCCGACTCCCGGGCCGCGGCGATATCCGTGGTGACGATAGCCGCCACGGTACGCATAGCCACCGTGATACCCCCCACGATAGCCGGGACGCGCCTCGGCTGCTGGGGCAACGAGCAGGGAGCCCGCGAAGGTAGCGGCGACAGCCGAGAGAACCAACTTCCTCATGATCTTCCCCGAATGCTGCATTCACACGCCGATCTAAGAGTCCGTTGGGAAAGGGTCATTTCATAGTGATTGACGCGAGAAGCCGAGTTATAGAGGCGAAAAGCATAGCCGCCGCCGAGATGTGAAGCAGCGTATCGTAATCCAGCTTGAGACGGCGCGACACCGTGAGAGCGCCGATGCTTTGCTCAATCCGCCATCGTTTCGGCAGAAGCACAAAGCCCTTCCCAAATTGCGGCCGTACGACCACTTCCACGACACGGCTCGTGCCAGCCTGAACCGCCTCAATGAAACGGGCCTTGTACCCACCGTCCACCACGATTGTCTTGATCCAGGGACAGAGACGAACCAAGCGCTTGACGAGCGGGATCCCGCCCTCTTGATCCTGAACGTTGGCCGGAGTGATCATCACCGCAAGCAGGCGTCCGTCGCTGTCGACCGCCAGATGCCGCTTGCGCCCCAGCACTTGTTTCGCCGCATCGTACCCGCGCTCGCCTTGCGGGGCGTCACACTTCACCGCCTGGGCATCCACAATCGCCAGCGTTGGACTGGCTTCTTTCCCGGACTTCTCACGATCCCTCATCACGAGATGATGGTTGATCCGGTCCATGTGGCCGCCATCGGTGAGCAACCGCCAGTAATCGTAGCAGAGACTGGCGGGCGGCAGATCCTTTGGCATGGCATCCCAGGGAATGCCGTACCGCTGCACGTAGCGGATGCCGTTCATGATGTCCCGAATAGGATAGGTCCGGGGCCGCCCGATCCCCTCCGCGACAGGAAGCAGTGGCTCCAGGGTGAGCCACTCGTCGTTCGTCATATCACTCGGGTATCTCTGGCTGCGACGATCATAGCGCGGCCGATTTGCAGCGGTCCAGACCAAGGAGGGGCCATTCATCCATTCGAGACGAGCAGACATGCTCTATCATCCCGCATTTTCTCTTGGCCACCCTTTCCCAACGGACTCTAAGAACGGCGCCGATGAATCAACCCTGAACCGCTCCGCTTCCGCCGGTACGGCACGAGAAACCATCTGGCTGCCGCCAGCGGAGAGATTCAGGTTTTATTAAAGTACTTTGAGGGGAAACCCTCGGGTTGAATGCAGTCCAGAAGCAGATTGCGAACATTGTTCTGCATACGGGCAAGACAACTCGCTCCGATTCGGCCCTGCGTCACGAATGGACCTTCGACAGCCGCGCTGGGAATGTCCACTCGTCACGCGGGAGCAGACTTCTACAATGGCAGCAAGATCGTGCCAGGCGATAAGTTCTCCCGATCGGCAGGTATCGGCAGGTAAGGAAAACGACCGGAAACCGGATACCGGACCCTGTCGGGTCTGGGTGTTCGAAATTCAAGAAATCCGAGGAGCGACAGCATCATGTTCCCGGCGTGCCATGACCAGGAGCCCGGGCACGCCGGCAGAAATTTCTTTCAGCAACCAAAACATGACGGATGCTGTATTTTATTTTTCGGCATCGTTAAAAACCTTATCATTTGCGTCCTTGAGTCTGTTTCTTTCTTCTTCGATCATTCTGATATAGGCTTCTTCAATTATCTGATCGGCAAGCCCCTGCTGATCTTCTAGAAGATTTTGCAGGGTATCGCTACCCTCAAGCTTCTTGCGCTGTTTGATACATTCGCTCCCCCAGCGATCAATGGCATCGATCGCCTCCTCATAAGCGTCGCCCAATTGCTGATTGGTGTGAGGCCCTTCTCCGAAGAGCTGCGTCGCGATGAGTTTGGTGATTTCCTCAATCTTCTCTTCCCAAATCATCTCCTTGTTCTCACGCATCTCTGCTACCCTGTATTTCCAATATAGATCGTGGCTGGCAGCCGTCGAAGGCAAGCGCAGCACTCACCCGATCCGCAGGGCCTGCCCGAGGGACAGGTACACTGGCCCACAACTTGCGCCCTGCTTGACCCGACCCGGCACGCATTTAATAACGATTCGGACGCGTGCGTTTGTTCCATGTCGCAGCACCGGAGCTGTATCACGCGCGAGGTCCGATGTAGCTCACACGGGGCGGTGAAGTTGTGTCCCGAGCAATGGAGCAGCGCGACGGTCGCGAGAACGCTTGCGCCCGCCTCCACTCCGATGCGCCTGCTATGATTGCGCGCTGGCGCGATTCGAAACGGAGATCGGTGATCGAGCCGTAGAACGGCAACCCGGCACCGGAGAGGATTGAGGCCGAGAGGGCCCTCATCCAGCGCCAGCGTCCCCTAACGCCGGATGGCGATGATCAGGAAGAGCGACGTTTCCAACCGCCTGCCACGGTTCCATCAAGCCTGGTTGGACGGTCCCGGCTTAGATCGCCAACTTGCAGAACCGGATACTGATTGCAGGCAATTTACCTTCACTCGATAGGAATTTGCACCCTCGAAAACGAACAATGAATAATATCTATGTACTCAAATGAAAAACTTGAGTTGCAAATGTGGAGAAATCATGATCTAAGCAGCGGCGCAGATCAATAACACTGGAGGCAGACACATGTCCTCCTTTGTCTTGTCGGGTTGCAATCGATCTCTGAGCGCCACGGCAGGCGCCGAAGAGCTGCGCGAGCTCGCGCACGGACCCCCCATTGATTTCTTGCACATCAACGCAGTTCAGGCGATCTGCAGCGTCCTCATAGATTTTGGCATCGATCCAAACCG
Encoded here:
- a CDS encoding Hsp20/alpha crystallin family protein, with the protein product MARNPLTPFRSGSLLGGGDPFLSLHREMNRLFDDVFRDVGLPASGGQATGGGHFINAHMNVSETDKEIRITAELPGVTDKDIDVSLDDDVLTIRGEKRFEQSKGGEKENFHFVERSYGTFQRSLRLPFPVDAEQVKASFENGVLMITLPKTAQQERSRRIQVQSAGGSQSSGGAGGQGSDQVSQGMSEAGQGQAPQGGQSGAGA
- a CDS encoding Hsp20/alpha crystallin family protein, which codes for MLKTEDAVLILVALPGVDPDQVAAMIEDDALMVSGRRALPLSFGMHPAALAQRWVAAWTAAKDAKARPEGPQLAVMAPPRAGAEWRQGNRRSHL
- a CDS encoding phosphatase PAP2 family protein, with translation MRKAMIYGVAVLCTLIPLQAEAQSGTNITALQGLAPVSVLPQAAEGRAALSANLTVTGDIQSGTLKLPLLLPFAEQQQLALRDCFITDGNATELADGLGSRLGDIYQAKARYTDYKTFTNVAQSVADLLGYTNNVAKSDSNSGKFFFGNGTINGKTPVSETATAIFTARGGIPDVFGKAYDRPAGSQGADAYGNSRPFQTLPYLYAYRGTDYFGRASHSLDWLRGPNQDLTDSPSYPSGHTTYGYTEALVLAILVPDRYQQMIARAAEYGNNRIIVGAHYAMDVLGGRTVALHAVAHLLANDPAYVGQVRKNPAVINEMSRATNAAVAITDYRAALDAARADLTAFLQAGCGDTVAACAATDTGRFRDAAANEALYSATQTYGLPVVHPQTANRVEEVGQLAPEAGYLLTAAFPSLSLAEANAILTETQGPGGGFLDDGSAFGVYSRLNLYAAAGRAAALEARKQALRQSAR
- a CDS encoding 5-formyltetrahydrofolate cyclo-ligase, whose protein sequence is MSDVSKISGADTGLPNADADWPRVRDWRKETRARLIERRLGISAQDRAAWSQRIDRALGAALEPYAGRLIGFYWPFRGEYDPRTLLSSMQDRGTRLALPVIVERGQPLVFREWSPGSLMTQGVWKIPMPESGAAVFPDLLVVPLVGFDERSYRLGYGGGFYDRTIAAMPARPRTIGVGFEFGRLETIYPQPHDIPLETIITER
- a CDS encoding extracellular catalytic domain type 2 short-chain-length polyhydroxyalkanoate depolymerase; this translates as MTPPSNRLRLSHLAAALCISATAAMADDGRGLKRGGDANQVSISGLSSGAAMAVQYAVAHSGSVTAVGTVAGPQWGCAEGSVSRAVNDCMCGRSALAPTIDTARQLAADGAIDSLVSGKPRSLRQSWVFQSPADETVTSRSGEANAAFLAAFVGTTPEVDRGNAEDGSDRAGHGIIAPGSGNDACTFDGTESSFIRRCGTEDNAGKMLHALFGQSSPYDPAQRAADVPESELWTFDQQHIINRIKSSGTSVANDYYNFFLFGWPASSGRRRNLDMARTGYIYVPPSCRPAGSACRVHVALHGCKQDARTFALKAGYNNWAERYKAIIVYPAIAPGELVPGAVCRSPALDASLDAAWIEPNPNGCWDWWGYLDTSSNKGRYLTKEAPQIQVLEGIIAELTTPSTN
- a CDS encoding IS5-like element ISMno12 family transposase yields the protein MSARLEWMNGPSLVWTAANRPRYDRRSQRYPSDMTNDEWLTLEPLLPVAEGIGRPRTYPIRDIMNGIRYVQRYGIPWDAMPKDLPPASLCYDYWRLLTDGGHMDRINHHLVMRDREKSGKEASPTLAIVDAQAVKCDAPQGERGYDAAKQVLGRKRHLAVDSDGRLLAVMITPANVQDQEGGIPLVKRLVRLCPWIKTIVVDGGYKARFIEAVQAGTSRVVEVVVRPQFGKGFVLLPKRWRIEQSIGALTVSRRLKLDYDTLLHISAAAMLFASITRLLASITMK